A genome region from Leifsonia sp. Root112D2 includes the following:
- a CDS encoding cupin domain-containing protein — protein MQQMDGTADTPELEQLYRDFDANHMSPLWTQRDDLMPMAPSPQAIPYVWRWKTLYDIARRSGDLVPVGRGGERRAVGLSNPGLPGTAYATPTLWCAIQYLGGHETAPEHRHSQNAFRFVVEGEGVWTVVNGDPVAMRRGDLLLTPGWNFHGHHNDTANPMAWIDGLDIPFSNYTDVGFFEYGSERVTDEASPDVSRAERLWAHPGLRPLSGLENRTSSPLSAYRWEHTDASLREQLKLEDEGYPATVEQGHAAIRYTNPTTGGDVMPTIRCEFHRLRPGAETPTRHEVGSSVWQVFEGEGSVVLGGEEHTLETGDIFVVPSWVPWSLHASTTASFDLFRFNDGPIIDRLSFARSYVPAETK, from the coding sequence ATGCAGCAGATGGACGGCACAGCAGACACCCCGGAGCTCGAGCAGCTCTACCGCGACTTCGACGCGAACCACATGTCGCCGCTGTGGACCCAGCGCGACGACCTCATGCCGATGGCGCCCTCACCGCAGGCGATCCCATACGTCTGGCGCTGGAAGACCCTCTACGACATCGCCCGACGCTCCGGCGACCTCGTTCCCGTGGGCCGCGGCGGCGAGCGCCGCGCCGTCGGCCTGAGCAACCCGGGCCTGCCAGGCACGGCCTATGCAACTCCCACCCTGTGGTGCGCCATCCAGTACCTCGGCGGTCACGAGACGGCGCCCGAGCACCGCCACAGCCAGAACGCCTTCCGTTTCGTGGTCGAGGGCGAGGGCGTGTGGACCGTCGTCAACGGCGACCCAGTGGCGATGCGCCGCGGCGACCTGCTGCTGACGCCGGGCTGGAACTTCCACGGCCACCACAACGACACGGCCAACCCCATGGCCTGGATCGACGGCCTCGACATTCCGTTCTCCAACTACACCGATGTCGGCTTCTTCGAATACGGTTCCGAGCGTGTCACCGACGAGGCCTCCCCCGACGTTTCCCGCGCCGAGCGCCTCTGGGCGCACCCCGGCCTGCGCCCGCTCTCCGGGCTCGAGAACCGCACGAGTTCCCCGCTCTCGGCCTACCGCTGGGAGCATACGGATGCCTCCCTGCGCGAGCAGCTCAAGCTCGAAGACGAGGGCTACCCGGCCACCGTCGAACAGGGCCACGCCGCCATTCGCTACACGAACCCCACCACCGGCGGCGACGTGATGCCGACGATCCGCTGCGAGTTCCACCGGCTGCGCCCGGGGGCGGAAACGCCCACCCGCCACGAGGTCGGATCCTCGGTGTGGCAGGTCTTCGAGGGAGAGGGCAGCGTCGTTCTCGGCGGTGAGGAACACACACTCGAAACCGGAGACATCTTCGTGGTGCCCAGCTGGGTGCCGTGGTCGCTGCACGCCTCCACCACCGCTTCCTTCGACCTGTTCCGCTTCAATGACGGTCCGATCATCGACCGCCTCTCCTTCGCCCGCAGCTACGTTCCGGCGGAAACGAAATGA
- a CDS encoding DUF3237 domain-containing protein — MIHDSDVAIHTTGTPGLTFLATISVQVGTPIELGMMDDGPRRIIPITGGRVVGPELRGTVLAAGADYQLLRSPGVTELVAKYAIETDDGEHIYVDNFGLRAGDADDIAALVRGEEVDPSRIYFRCSPRMSASGERWSWLGSRILVATGERYPDEVRLNVFVVD, encoded by the coding sequence GTGATTCATGACAGCGACGTGGCGATCCACACGACCGGCACCCCCGGGCTTACCTTTCTGGCGACCATCTCTGTGCAGGTCGGCACGCCGATCGAGCTCGGCATGATGGATGACGGCCCTCGCCGCATCATTCCCATCACGGGCGGCCGCGTGGTCGGCCCCGAACTGCGCGGCACCGTGCTGGCGGCGGGCGCCGACTACCAGCTGCTGCGCTCGCCGGGCGTGACCGAGCTCGTCGCCAAGTACGCCATCGAGACGGATGACGGCGAACACATCTACGTGGACAACTTCGGCCTGCGCGCCGGCGACGCCGACGATATCGCTGCCCTGGTTCGTGGCGAAGAGGTCGATCCGTCGCGCATCTACTTTCGTTGCTCGCCACGCATGAGCGCATCCGGAGAGCGCTGGTCCTGGCTGGGTTCACGCATCCTGGTCGCCACGGGCGAGCGCTACCCCGACGAGGTGCGCCTCAACGTCTTCGTCGTCGACTGA
- a CDS encoding MarR family winged helix-turn-helix transcriptional regulator — translation MNSLDLSTFTGFLIRRAQQAHVAVWQREVSAEVTSVQFGVLNLLHRTPGSSQRELCDGLDLDRSTIADIVARLQARGLIERIRDTKDRRRNILHLSKRGEAEWQLLIPRVQRVDHILTDTLAPADRGELQRLLTALLDAPDVREVIRDAPTAAS, via the coding sequence ATGAACTCTCTCGACCTCTCCACCTTCACCGGCTTTCTCATCCGGCGCGCGCAACAGGCGCACGTCGCGGTGTGGCAGCGGGAGGTCTCGGCAGAGGTCACCAGCGTGCAGTTCGGTGTGCTCAATCTGCTGCACCGCACCCCGGGCTCCAGCCAGCGCGAGCTGTGTGACGGTCTCGACCTTGACCGCTCGACCATCGCCGACATCGTCGCGCGGTTGCAGGCCCGCGGTCTCATCGAACGCATTCGCGACACGAAGGACCGGCGGCGCAATATTCTGCACCTCAGCAAGCGCGGCGAGGCCGAATGGCAGCTACTGATCCCGCGCGTGCAGCGGGTTGATCACATTCTCACCGACACGCTGGCCCCGGCCGACCGGGGCGAACTGCAGCGCTTGCTCACCGCACTGCTCGACGCTCCGGATGTGCGCGAGGTCATTCGCGACGCGCCCACCGCCGCCTCCTGA
- a CDS encoding MarR family winged helix-turn-helix transcriptional regulator gives MTAQPTTAATLLYLTKQLELAMRYQLDDVADAEKLTSLQYTALTVLERHPGLTSAELARNSFVRAQTMAQMVNTLEGRGLIERKRDPASRRQYLLALTDEGARVLDRLREPVADIEKRMVAGLGDAEVAAFRRALRFCRVALGGGQAH, from the coding sequence ATGACTGCCCAGCCCACCACTGCAGCGACGTTGCTCTATCTCACCAAGCAACTTGAGCTCGCGATGCGTTACCAGCTCGACGATGTCGCCGATGCGGAGAAGCTCACTTCCTTGCAGTACACGGCGTTGACCGTGCTGGAGCGGCATCCCGGCCTGACCTCGGCCGAACTCGCCCGCAACTCCTTCGTGCGCGCCCAGACAATGGCGCAGATGGTGAACACGCTTGAAGGCCGAGGGCTCATCGAGCGGAAGCGCGACCCGGCAAGCAGACGTCAGTATCTGCTGGCGCTCACCGACGAGGGTGCGCGGGTGCTCGACCGGCTGCGTGAGCCGGTCGCCGACATCGAGAAGCGCATGGTCGCCGGTCTGGGAGACGCGGAGGTCGCCGCCTTCCGCCGCGCACTGCGGTTTTGCCGGGTTGCCCTCGGCGGTGGCCAGGCGCACTGA
- a CDS encoding maleylpyruvate isomerase family mycothiol-dependent enzyme, whose product MVARRDQVTDPRIAADLLLARRGSAYFSRKLNELSDEEYDGPSLLAGWQRRHVIAHVGYNARALTRLTEWAATGVETPMYASAAQRNEEIEYGSTLNVLALRNLSDHAIVHLNVEWRDLPTDAWSNQVRTAQGRVVPVSETAWMRAREVWLHAVDLDNGGRFEHFPPEFLDRLLADIAGNWAKRQKAEGIPSFVLEPSDREESITVGEASETPVILRGTAARLAQWASGRGTTGVLTADGDAAARAPRWI is encoded by the coding sequence GTGGTCGCCCGCAGAGATCAGGTCACCGATCCCCGCATAGCCGCCGACCTGCTGCTCGCACGCCGCGGCAGCGCGTACTTCTCCCGCAAGCTCAACGAACTCAGCGACGAAGAATACGACGGGCCGTCATTGCTGGCCGGCTGGCAGCGGCGGCACGTGATTGCCCACGTGGGCTACAACGCCCGCGCGCTCACCCGGCTCACCGAGTGGGCGGCGACGGGCGTCGAGACGCCGATGTACGCATCCGCGGCGCAGCGCAACGAGGAGATCGAGTACGGCTCGACCCTCAACGTGCTCGCGCTGCGCAACCTCTCCGATCACGCGATTGTGCACCTGAACGTGGAGTGGCGTGACCTGCCGACGGATGCCTGGAGCAACCAGGTGCGCACCGCCCAGGGGCGCGTCGTGCCCGTCTCTGAGACGGCCTGGATGCGGGCCCGCGAGGTGTGGCTGCACGCCGTTGACCTCGACAACGGCGGCCGCTTCGAGCATTTTCCGCCCGAGTTCCTCGACAGGCTGCTGGCCGACATCGCCGGCAACTGGGCGAAGCGCCAGAAGGCGGAGGGAATCCCATCGTTCGTGCTCGAGCCCAGCGATCGTGAGGAGTCGATCACGGTGGGCGAGGCATCCGAAACGCCGGTCATCTTGCGCGGTACCGCGGCGCGCCTGGCGCAATGGGCATCCGGCCGCGGCACCACGGGCGTGCTCACGGCAGACGGAGACGCCGCCGCTCGCGCACCACGCTGGATATGA
- a CDS encoding branched-chain amino acid ABC transporter permease, whose product MEDLITYVLSGLAQAGSFALVGSGLVVVYRVTHVLNFAQGMVAVFGAMISYSLLSGILPHGLAELVAVLCCAVIGVVLGVAAIGKRGTPPMISLLITLGLGMIAEAVVVAMWGQTPVSPPGVTGSVEIFGVSLETQRIVVFLAALVAFALLSLFFARTDIGKALTASASNPRAARLVGINTLAMGLIAFAIAGALGGLAGVLIAPTTAISVASDLPLILSGFAAAIFGGLRSPWMTFLGAVILGVVGQLVAAYGNGSYQTPVALLMMLIIMIVRAGTMAPEEAK is encoded by the coding sequence GTGGAGGATCTGATCACCTATGTGTTGTCCGGCCTTGCGCAGGCCGGATCCTTCGCGCTGGTCGGCAGCGGACTCGTCGTCGTCTACCGGGTCACCCACGTGCTCAACTTCGCGCAGGGCATGGTCGCCGTGTTCGGCGCGATGATCTCATACTCCCTGCTCAGTGGCATCCTGCCGCACGGTCTCGCGGAACTCGTCGCCGTGCTGTGCTGCGCCGTGATCGGCGTGGTTCTGGGCGTCGCGGCGATCGGCAAGCGCGGCACCCCGCCGATGATCTCGCTGCTGATCACCCTCGGGCTCGGCATGATCGCCGAGGCCGTGGTCGTAGCAATGTGGGGCCAGACACCGGTCTCGCCGCCGGGAGTCACCGGCTCGGTCGAGATCTTCGGTGTGAGCCTGGAGACCCAGCGCATCGTCGTCTTCCTGGCTGCGCTGGTCGCCTTCGCCCTGCTGAGCCTGTTCTTCGCACGAACCGACATCGGCAAGGCGCTGACGGCGTCGGCATCCAACCCGCGTGCCGCGCGGCTTGTCGGAATCAACACCCTCGCGATGGGGCTGATCGCGTTCGCGATCGCCGGCGCGCTCGGCGGGCTTGCCGGAGTGCTGATCGCCCCCACCACCGCGATTTCGGTCGCCTCGGACCTCCCGCTCATCCTCAGTGGTTTCGCCGCCGCAATCTTCGGTGGTCTGCGCAGCCCGTGGATGACCTTCCTGGGCGCGGTGATCCTGGGGGTCGTCGGACAGCTGGTCGCCGCGTATGGCAACGGCTCATACCAGACCCCGGTGGCCCTGCTGATGATGCTGATCATCATGATCGTGCGGGCCGGCACCATGGCCCCGGAGGAGGCGAAATGA
- a CDS encoding branched-chain amino acid ABC transporter permease codes for MSTNTMRVRAGVGPARWIAAVVVFVILGLVPLVLTDLTFFVQTVLAAVVVTGLSLFMGYAGQVSLGQSAFVAIGGLAVATLTVNLGWPPLLTLVLAPVLGAFVAALIGWPLLRLRGHYLAFGTLAVLLILQTVMATVPFLGGGVGIFGIPPLSVGPLMFSGQLPYAYLALAVLAAAMVAAHNLVNSRFGRGIRALAGSESAAASSGVSVLRSKIVVFAIAGAFAGLAGGIGAFFTPFVSQDTYPPLASFGYVIMAMIGGLGTLWGGVVGAVAISLWLQLLSALAALPGLPPTAGPILQYAGYGIVLVVFLLVLPRGIVPSVASAASWWRSRRRPPPTSEAAREEDVVDAR; via the coding sequence ATGAGTACCAACACCATGCGCGTGCGTGCGGGCGTGGGCCCGGCACGCTGGATCGCCGCCGTCGTCGTGTTCGTCATCCTGGGGCTGGTCCCGCTCGTGCTCACCGATCTGACGTTCTTCGTTCAGACGGTGCTCGCGGCGGTGGTGGTCACCGGACTGTCGCTGTTCATGGGCTACGCCGGCCAGGTCTCACTGGGGCAGAGCGCGTTCGTGGCCATCGGCGGGCTCGCCGTTGCGACGCTGACCGTCAACCTCGGATGGCCGCCGCTGCTCACGCTGGTGCTGGCGCCCGTTCTTGGCGCTTTCGTGGCTGCCCTCATCGGCTGGCCACTGCTGCGCCTGCGCGGACACTACCTCGCCTTCGGCACCCTGGCCGTGCTGCTGATCCTGCAGACGGTCATGGCGACCGTGCCCTTCCTCGGCGGCGGCGTCGGCATCTTCGGTATCCCGCCGCTGTCGGTCGGACCTCTCATGTTCAGCGGTCAGCTGCCATACGCCTACCTTGCGCTTGCCGTTCTGGCCGCCGCCATGGTGGCCGCGCACAATCTCGTGAACTCCCGGTTCGGCCGCGGCATCCGCGCGCTTGCCGGCAGTGAGAGCGCGGCGGCCTCCAGCGGCGTTTCGGTGCTGCGCAGCAAGATCGTGGTGTTCGCGATCGCCGGCGCTTTCGCGGGGCTGGCCGGCGGCATCGGCGCCTTCTTCACGCCGTTCGTCAGCCAGGACACCTACCCACCATTGGCCTCGTTCGGCTACGTCATCATGGCGATGATCGGCGGTCTGGGAACGCTCTGGGGCGGAGTGGTCGGCGCCGTGGCGATCAGTTTGTGGCTGCAGCTGCTGAGCGCGCTGGCCGCACTGCCCGGTCTGCCGCCGACGGCGGGGCCCATCCTGCAGTACGCCGGCTACGGCATCGTGTTGGTCGTGTTCCTGCTGGTGCTGCCCCGCGGCATCGTTCCCTCGGTGGCGTCTGCAGCGTCGTGGTGGCGTTCGCGTCGGCGCCCGCCGCCGACCAGCGAGGCCGCGCGAGAGGAGGACGTCGTCGATGCCCGATAG
- a CDS encoding fumarylacetoacetate hydrolase family protein, producing the protein MRLGTLRVGSSSAATGSTQETGTVAVRIDENIAIEIAGFADVGALLASAGWQDAARGASGTIHELDDLALTDWAPVVPRPSKIVCVGLNYANHIREMGRELPEFPTLFAKYPEALIGPYDTIVLPPEAADAVDWEGELAIVMGATARRTPASEAGATIAGYAVINDVTMRDFQYRTPEWFQGKTFEATTPFGPYLVTTDEFSPGPELRTDVDGELVQHTPTDDLVFGPEALVEYISTIFTLNPGDVIASGTPGGVGHARKPPRYLADGSVLTTTIDGIGTLTNPVRKGQ; encoded by the coding sequence ATGAGGCTCGGCACGCTCCGCGTCGGGAGCAGCAGCGCCGCGACAGGCAGCACGCAGGAGACCGGCACCGTCGCGGTGCGCATCGACGAGAACATCGCCATCGAGATCGCCGGCTTCGCGGATGTGGGAGCCTTGCTCGCATCGGCGGGGTGGCAGGATGCCGCGCGCGGCGCATCCGGAACCATCCATGAACTCGATGATCTCGCGCTCACCGATTGGGCACCCGTTGTTCCCCGCCCGAGCAAGATCGTCTGCGTCGGCCTGAACTATGCCAACCACATTCGGGAGATGGGGCGCGAGCTGCCCGAGTTTCCGACGCTGTTCGCCAAGTACCCCGAGGCCCTCATCGGCCCGTACGACACCATCGTGCTGCCGCCCGAGGCCGCGGATGCCGTCGACTGGGAGGGCGAGCTGGCCATTGTGATGGGCGCGACGGCACGTCGCACGCCGGCCAGCGAAGCCGGTGCGACCATCGCGGGTTACGCCGTGATCAACGACGTGACCATGCGCGACTTCCAGTACCGAACGCCCGAGTGGTTCCAGGGCAAGACCTTCGAGGCCACCACGCCGTTCGGGCCGTATCTCGTCACAACCGACGAATTCTCCCCCGGCCCCGAGCTGCGCACGGATGTCGACGGCGAGCTCGTGCAGCACACCCCCACCGACGACCTCGTCTTCGGACCGGAGGCGCTCGTCGAGTACATCTCGACGATCTTCACGCTGAACCCCGGCGACGTGATAGCCAGCGGAACGCCCGGCGGCGTCGGCCACGCGCGCAAACCCCCGCGCTACCTCGCCGACGGCTCGGTGCTCACCACCACGATTGACGGCATCGGCACGCTCACCAACCCCGTGCGCAAGGGGCAGTGA
- a CDS encoding ABC transporter ATP-binding protein, with protein MMLTVEDLVVHYGAATALDGVSLRVDDAELVALVGPNGAGKTSLVNAVSGLVKPVSGRIEVGGRVAQVPEGRQMFGELSVEDNLRLGAWRHRPKDLSPVYELLPDLQRLRKQRADTLSGGQQQMVAVGRALMAQPDLLVVDELSLGLAPMVAAQLVDHLAALNRSQGTAVLLIEQEIGLAFELCSRAYVLESGQIVAEGPTSRLRDAPELQDAYFGGLDVTEVED; from the coding sequence ATGATGCTCACCGTTGAGGACCTCGTCGTGCACTACGGTGCGGCCACGGCCCTGGATGGAGTGTCGCTGAGGGTGGATGACGCGGAGCTGGTCGCTCTGGTCGGCCCGAACGGCGCGGGCAAGACGTCGCTCGTGAACGCGGTCTCGGGGCTGGTCAAGCCCGTGTCCGGCCGGATCGAGGTCGGCGGACGCGTGGCGCAGGTGCCCGAGGGGCGGCAGATGTTCGGCGAGCTCAGCGTCGAAGACAACCTGCGCCTGGGCGCCTGGCGGCACCGTCCGAAAGACCTCTCTCCGGTGTACGAGCTGCTGCCCGATCTGCAGCGGCTGCGCAAGCAGCGAGCCGATACCCTGTCGGGGGGCCAGCAGCAGATGGTAGCGGTCGGGCGGGCACTGATGGCCCAGCCCGATCTGCTTGTCGTCGACGAGCTGTCGCTTGGCCTCGCGCCCATGGTGGCCGCCCAGCTCGTCGATCACCTCGCCGCGCTCAACCGCTCGCAGGGGACCGCCGTGCTGCTCATCGAACAGGAGATCGGCTTGGCCTTCGAACTGTGCTCGCGCGCCTACGTGCTCGAATCCGGACAGATCGTCGCCGAGGGTCCCACTTCGCGGCTGCGCGACGCCCCCGAGCTGCAGGACGCCTACTTCGGCGGACTGGATGTCACGGAAGTGGAGGACTGA
- a CDS encoding MarR family winged helix-turn-helix transcriptional regulator codes for MPDSAPSAATVTTEVPPVTMLFLIKQVELAARSRLDQLSAAHGITTIQYTALTVLERHTGLIAAQLARMSFVRPQSMTQLLDALESRGLVRRVPDPSSRRQMQISLTDAARELLDRMRVAAVEIEQDMTSRLSSADVQLLGGMLQSCRLALADSAHDRPCDAPVSRA; via the coding sequence ATGCCCGATAGCGCGCCGTCCGCCGCCACGGTCACGACCGAGGTGCCGCCGGTGACGATGCTGTTCCTCATCAAGCAGGTCGAGCTCGCCGCCCGCTCCCGCCTCGATCAACTGAGCGCAGCGCACGGCATCACCACGATCCAATACACGGCTCTGACGGTGCTTGAACGGCACACGGGCCTGATCGCCGCGCAGCTGGCACGGATGTCGTTCGTGCGGCCGCAGAGCATGACCCAGTTGCTGGATGCCCTCGAATCGCGTGGACTCGTGCGCCGTGTGCCCGATCCGTCGTCGCGGCGTCAGATGCAGATCTCGCTCACCGATGCCGCGCGCGAGCTGCTGGACCGGATGCGCGTGGCCGCCGTCGAGATCGAGCAGGACATGACGTCGAGGCTGTCTTCCGCAGATGTGCAGCTGCTGGGCGGGATGCTGCAATCCTGCCGGTTGGCGCTCGCGGACAGCGCCCACGATCGCCCGTGCGATGCGCCCGTGTCGCGAGCGTAA
- a CDS encoding ABC transporter substrate-binding protein has product MRSKTLLAVTAFATASITALALAGCTTSTGGASPSSGTSGPIKIGAVMPLTGPLAALGAGDKEAAEQTVADINKAGGIKGQKIELTVVDDKTNPTESVKQFNQMASDSSYSAMLASSMTSAALAVSSSIKQYKIPTIALSPVDQYVDGSNSYAFTSPGSTKIYAAALVNYWKSINVKTVAVAYTGTDLYGQTGEKSTKSLAEAAGMKIVLDEAYDPAATDFTPLITKVVAAKPDAFVQWGSGPAPVIITKQIAGKGVPFFVTGSQASNLWLQPSGAAAEGVIGATTAALDPDAIPAGPYKDLVMAVATPWRAQNKNVNPPEFAYGGATAIELLKNAIEKAGSTNRDKIRDALETTDLLTPNGHYHYSKTDHMGLDASAIGIMVVKDGVWKATDYQVSAFKTNVPK; this is encoded by the coding sequence ATGAGGTCCAAGACATTGCTCGCCGTCACAGCGTTTGCGACGGCATCCATCACAGCACTCGCACTGGCGGGATGTACCACCAGCACGGGGGGCGCATCGCCCTCGAGCGGCACCAGCGGCCCCATCAAGATCGGCGCCGTCATGCCACTGACCGGTCCGCTCGCGGCTCTCGGCGCCGGCGACAAGGAGGCGGCCGAGCAGACGGTCGCAGACATCAACAAGGCCGGCGGCATCAAGGGCCAGAAGATCGAACTCACGGTCGTCGACGACAAGACCAACCCCACCGAGTCGGTCAAGCAGTTCAACCAGATGGCGTCTGACAGCAGCTATTCGGCGATGCTGGCGAGTTCGATGACGTCTGCGGCGCTGGCGGTCAGCTCCAGCATCAAGCAGTACAAGATCCCGACGATCGCGCTCAGCCCCGTCGATCAGTATGTCGACGGCAGCAATTCGTACGCGTTCACATCGCCCGGCAGCACGAAGATTTATGCCGCGGCACTCGTGAACTATTGGAAGTCGATCAACGTCAAGACCGTCGCCGTGGCCTACACCGGCACCGACCTGTACGGTCAGACCGGCGAGAAGTCGACCAAGAGCCTGGCCGAGGCGGCCGGCATGAAGATCGTGCTCGACGAGGCCTACGACCCCGCCGCGACGGACTTCACGCCGTTGATCACCAAGGTGGTCGCCGCCAAGCCCGACGCCTTCGTGCAGTGGGGCTCCGGACCGGCGCCCGTCATCATCACGAAGCAGATCGCAGGCAAGGGCGTGCCCTTCTTTGTGACCGGCTCACAGGCGTCGAACCTCTGGCTGCAGCCGTCCGGTGCGGCCGCCGAGGGCGTCATCGGTGCCACGACCGCTGCACTGGATCCTGACGCCATCCCGGCCGGCCCGTACAAGGACCTGGTGATGGCCGTGGCCACTCCGTGGCGCGCCCAGAATAAGAATGTGAACCCGCCCGAGTTCGCGTATGGCGGCGCGACCGCGATCGAGTTGCTCAAGAACGCCATCGAAAAAGCCGGCTCGACCAATCGCGACAAGATCCGCGATGCGCTGGAAACGACCGATCTGCTTACCCCGAACGGTCACTATCACTACAGCAAGACCGACCACATGGGCCTGGACGCCAGCGCCATCGGCATCATGGTCGTCAAGGATGGTGTCTGGAAGGCGACTGACTACCAGGTAAGCGCGTTCAAGACGAACGTCCCGAAGTAA
- a CDS encoding ABC transporter ATP-binding protein, translating to MLEVDRLSRAFGGVYAARDVSLTVADGELRGVIGPNGAGKSTLFTMISGHLHPHSGRITLDGEHIDRLPPHRRAQLGVAIVFQGARIFPGMSVLTNVAVGATARTRAGAASAVLRLPRHRREEREIFAAAHEALGRVGLADWANRDAEQLPLGQQRRLQLARALTARPKLLLLDEPASGLRANERRELSQLIRELHGDGMTIMLIEHDVSMVTTLADRITVLDLGEVIADGTPDEIRRDPRVISAYLGQGAAA from the coding sequence ATGCTCGAAGTCGACCGGCTCTCCCGGGCGTTCGGCGGCGTCTACGCGGCGCGGGATGTCTCGCTTACCGTCGCAGACGGCGAACTTCGCGGGGTGATCGGCCCGAATGGTGCAGGTAAGTCCACGCTGTTCACGATGATCAGTGGGCACCTGCATCCGCATTCGGGCCGCATCACCCTGGACGGTGAGCACATCGACCGGCTCCCGCCGCACCGGCGGGCTCAGCTCGGCGTGGCGATCGTGTTCCAGGGGGCGCGGATCTTCCCGGGGATGTCGGTGCTGACCAACGTTGCCGTGGGCGCCACCGCTCGCACCAGGGCGGGGGCGGCCAGCGCCGTGCTGCGCCTGCCGCGGCACCGGCGCGAGGAGCGTGAGATCTTCGCCGCAGCGCACGAGGCGCTGGGTCGGGTCGGACTGGCGGACTGGGCGAATCGTGACGCCGAGCAGCTTCCGCTGGGCCAGCAGCGGCGACTGCAGCTGGCACGGGCGCTGACCGCCCGGCCGAAGCTGCTGCTGCTGGACGAGCCGGCGTCGGGCCTGCGCGCCAACGAGCGGCGCGAGCTGTCGCAGCTGATCCGCGAGCTGCACGGTGACGGCATGACGATCATGCTGATCGAGCACGATGTGTCGATGGTGACGACCCTCGCCGATCGAATCACGGTGCTGGATCTGGGCGAGGTGATCGCCGACGGTACCCCTGACGAGATTCGCCGTGATCCGCGCGTGATCTCGGCGTACCTGGGCCAAGGGGCCGCGGCATGA